The following coding sequences lie in one Zingiber officinale cultivar Zhangliang chromosome 2B, Zo_v1.1, whole genome shotgun sequence genomic window:
- the LOC122046282 gene encoding nuclear transcription factor Y subunit B-4-like — protein MSESGAPGTPESGHSGDRGGGSAREQDRFLPIANIGRIMRKAVPENGKIAKDSKESVQECVSEFISFVTSEASDKCQREKRKTINGDDLLWAMGTLGFEEYVEPLKLYLQLYREMEGNVKGSRSIDQSGK, from the exons ATGTCGGAATCTGGGGCTCCGGGAACGCCGGAGAGCGGCCACTCCGGCGACAGAGGGGGAGGAAGTGCGCGGGAGCAGGATCGGTTCCTTCCCATCGCCAACATCGGCCGCATCATGAGGAAGGCCGTTCCTGAGAACGGAAAAATCGCCAAGGACTCCAAGGAGTCCGTCCAGGAGTGCGTCTCCGAGTTCATCAGCTTCGTCACCAGCGA GGCGAGCGATAAGTGCCAACGGGAGAAGAGGAAGACGATCAATGGTGATGATCTTCTCTGGGCGATGGGGACACTCGGCTTCGAAGAGTACGTGGAACCTCTGAAGCTCTACTTGCAGCTCTACAGAGAG ATGGAG GGCAACGTCAAGGGTTCCCGTTCTATTGATCAATCAGGAAAGTGA